Proteins found in one Bacteroidales bacterium WCE2008 genomic segment:
- a CDS encoding LSU ribosomal protein L14P: MIQQESRLKVADNSGAKEVLCIRVLGGTHHRYASVGDQIVVSVKSAIPGGDAKKGTVSKAVVVRTKKEVRRPDGSYIRFDDNACVLLNNAGELRGTRIFGPVARELRENYMKVVSLAPEVL, encoded by the coding sequence ATGATACAGCAGGAATCACGTTTAAAGGTGGCTGACAACAGCGGTGCAAAGGAAGTCCTCTGCATCCGTGTCCTCGGGGGTACCCACCACCGTTATGCATCTGTAGGCGATCAGATCGTCGTATCAGTAAAGAGCGCCATCCCTGGCGGCGATGCCAAGAAGGGTACAGTTTCAAAGGCTGTTGTAGTGCGCACTAAGAAAGAAGTCCGCAGACCGGACGGATCTTACATCCGTTTCGATGACAATGCATGTGTTCTTCTCAACAATGCAGGAGAACTCAGGGGCACCCGTATTTTCGGCCCTGTAGCAAGAGAGCTGCGTGAGAATTATATGAAGGTTGTTTCACTGGCACCGGAGGTCCTTTAA
- a CDS encoding large subunit ribosomal protein L24 (manually curated), translated as MKKFHIKKGDTVFVNAGNDKGKTGKVLEVLRDKDRVIVEGINVVSKHTKPNAQHPQGGIVKQEAGIHISNVQLVDPKSGAATRVGYKEVDGKKVRYAKKSGEEI; from the coding sequence ATGAAAAAGTTTCATATCAAAAAAGGAGACACCGTTTTTGTGAACGCCGGCAACGATAAAGGTAAGACCGGAAAGGTCCTCGAAGTCCTCAGAGACAAGGATCGTGTCATCGTAGAAGGAATAAATGTAGTAAGCAAGCATACCAAACCTAATGCTCAGCACCCTCAGGGCGGTATCGTAAAGCAGGAAGCAGGAATCCATATTTCCAATGTCCAGCTCGTAGATCCTAAGTCAGGTGCAGCTACAAGGGTCGGCTACAAGGAAGTAGACGGCAAGAAGGTTCGCTATGCTAAGAAATCTGGAGAGGAGATTTAA
- a CDS encoding large subunit ribosomal protein L5 has product MAKKKNESVEVMELPAGYVPTLKKVYKEEIVPALMKQFSYTSVMQVPKLVKITINEGIGDATQDKKLVEEAAEELSLITGQKAIVTSSKKDVSNFKLRKGMPIGTKVTLRNVKMYEFLEKLIRVSLPRIRDFNGISEKMDGQGNYTLGLKEQIIFPEIDMDKNPRIHGMEITFVTTAKSDEEAYALLKAIGLPFKKHNN; this is encoded by the coding sequence ATGGCAAAGAAGAAAAACGAATCTGTTGAGGTTATGGAGCTGCCTGCAGGCTACGTTCCTACTCTCAAGAAAGTATATAAAGAAGAGATCGTTCCTGCTCTTATGAAGCAGTTCTCTTACACTAGCGTAATGCAGGTTCCGAAGCTCGTCAAGATTACCATCAACGAAGGTATCGGCGACGCTACCCAGGACAAGAAGCTCGTTGAGGAGGCAGCTGAAGAGCTCAGCCTCATCACCGGCCAGAAGGCTATCGTTACTTCTTCAAAGAAGGACGTTTCCAACTTCAAGCTCCGTAAGGGTATGCCGATCGGCACCAAGGTTACTCTCCGTAATGTAAAAATGTACGAGTTCCTCGAGAAGCTCATCCGTGTATCTCTCCCTCGTATCCGTGACTTCAACGGTATTTCAGAGAAGATGGACGGTCAGGGTAACTACACCCTCGGTCTCAAGGAGCAGATTATCTTCCCGGAGATCGATATGGACAAGAACCCAAGGATCCACGGTATGGAGATCACTTTCGTGACCACCGCCAAGTCTGACGAAGAGGCTTATGCACTTCTCAAGGCTATCGGTCTTCCATTCAAGAAACATAACAACTAA
- a CDS encoding SSU ribosomal protein S14P translates to MAKESMKAREVKRAKLVAKYAEKRKALKEAGDWAALDKLPKNSASCRLHNRCSLTGRPKGYMRAFGISRIQFREMASNGLIPGVKKASW, encoded by the coding sequence ATGGCAAAGGAAAGTATGAAAGCCCGCGAAGTAAAACGCGCGAAATTAGTTGCTAAATACGCCGAGAAGAGAAAGGCTCTCAAAGAGGCAGGCGACTGGGCAGCTCTCGACAAGCTTCCTAAGAACTCAGCTTCTTGCCGTCTCCACAACCGTTGCTCTCTCACCGGACGTCCAAAGGGATATATGCGTGCCTTCGGTATCAGCCGTATCCAGTTCCGCGAGATGGCTTCCAACGGTCTCATCCCGGGCGTAAAGAAAGCAAGCTGGTAG
- a CDS encoding small subunit ribosomal protein S8 has translation MTDPIADFLTRIRNAYRAGKKVVEIPSSKLKVAITEILFEQGYILSYKVVEGQPADTIKIALKYHPQTKVAAIKGLDRISKPGLRKYVDVKDMPRVLNGLGVAILTTSKGVITDKKARELGVGGEVICYVY, from the coding sequence ATGACTGATCCAATTGCAGATTTTCTGACCAGAATCCGTAACGCTTACCGTGCAGGTAAGAAGGTGGTCGAGATCCCTTCATCTAAGCTGAAGGTCGCTATCACAGAGATTCTGTTCGAGCAGGGTTACATCCTCAGCTACAAAGTAGTCGAGGGCCAGCCTGCAGACACAATCAAAATCGCTCTCAAGTATCATCCTCAGACCAAGGTCGCTGCCATCAAGGGTCTCGACCGTATTTCTAAGCCAGGTCTCAGGAAGTACGTTGACGTAAAGGACATGCCTCGAGTTCTCAATGGCCTCGGTGTAGCTATCCTTACTACTTCAAAGGGTGTCATCACTGACAAGAAGGCTCGTGAGCTCGGCGTCGGCGGTGAGGTAATATGCTATGTATATTAA
- a CDS encoding large subunit ribosomal protein L6 translates to MSRIGKLPVNLPSGVKAELLPGNVVKVKGPLGELSQKVDPDITVTIEDGQIKFTRPTDQPRHRSMHGLYRALVNNMVVGVSTGYEIKQEFVGVGYRVEVKGQLLTFALGYSHDVQLLLPDEIKAEAAPIKKGENPVLILKSSDKQLIGQVAAKIRSLRKPEPYKGKGIKFVGEQLRRKAGKTASAK, encoded by the coding sequence ATGTCAAGAATAGGAAAACTTCCTGTAAACCTTCCGTCCGGAGTTAAGGCAGAGCTTCTCCCCGGCAACGTCGTTAAGGTTAAAGGTCCTCTTGGTGAGCTCAGCCAGAAGGTTGATCCGGATATTACCGTCACCATTGAGGATGGCCAGATTAAGTTTACCCGTCCTACCGACCAGCCACGCCACCGTTCTATGCACGGTCTCTACCGCGCTCTCGTGAACAACATGGTTGTCGGTGTTTCTACGGGTTATGAAATTAAGCAGGAGTTCGTCGGTGTAGGTTACCGCGTAGAGGTTAAGGGCCAGCTCCTTACCTTCGCTCTCGGTTACTCCCACGATGTCCAGCTCCTTCTCCCAGATGAGATCAAGGCAGAAGCCGCTCCGATCAAGAAAGGTGAGAACCCTGTTCTCATCCTCAAGAGCTCAGACAAGCAGCTCATCGGTCAGGTAGCAGCCAAGATCCGTTCACTGCGTAAGCCTGAACCTTACAAGGGCAAGGGTATCAAGTTCGTCGGCGAGCAGCTCCGTCGCAAGGCCGGCAAGACCGCATCCGCTAAATAA
- a CDS encoding large subunit ribosomal protein L18 encodes MALSKIERRRRIHYRIRKHVNGTAERPRLVVFRSNKQIYVQVVDDEQGVTLVAAASNDKALAAECKGKSGKDAAAVVGKAIAERAIAKGISEVSFDRGGYLYHGRVKSLADAAREGGLKF; translated from the coding sequence ATGGCATTGAGTAAAATAGAAAGAAGAAGAAGGATTCACTACCGCATCCGTAAGCATGTGAACGGTACTGCTGAAAGGCCAAGACTTGTTGTCTTCAGAAGTAACAAGCAGATTTACGTGCAGGTTGTTGACGATGAGCAGGGCGTAACACTCGTCGCTGCCGCTTCAAATGATAAGGCTCTCGCCGCTGAGTGCAAAGGCAAATCCGGAAAGGATGCAGCTGCTGTAGTCGGAAAGGCAATCGCAGAGCGCGCTATCGCCAAGGGTATCAGCGAGGTCTCTTTCGACCGTGGCGGATATCTCTACCATGGCAGAGTTAAAAGTTTGGCAGACGCTGCCCGTGAAGGCGGCCTTAAATTCTAA
- a CDS encoding SSU ribosomal protein S5P has product MANTNVKRVKTSELELKDRLVAINRVTKVTKGGRHFRFAAIVVVGDENGVVGYGLGKANEVTAAIQKGIEDAKKNLVKIPVINKTIPHEQVARFGGAEVFMKPAAPGTGVKAGGAMRAVFESVGIQNVLAKSKGSSNPHNLVKATVAALTEMRDAYTVAGLRGVPMTKVFNG; this is encoded by the coding sequence ATGGCAAATACAAATGTAAAAAGAGTCAAGACTTCAGAGCTTGAGCTTAAGGACAGACTGGTAGCCATCAATCGTGTCACCAAGGTGACCAAGGGTGGCCGTCACTTCCGCTTTGCGGCTATCGTAGTCGTAGGCGACGAGAATGGTGTCGTAGGTTATGGTCTCGGTAAGGCAAATGAGGTTACCGCAGCTATCCAGAAGGGTATCGAGGATGCTAAGAAGAATCTCGTCAAGATTCCTGTAATCAACAAGACAATCCCTCACGAGCAGGTTGCAAGGTTCGGTGGAGCAGAAGTGTTCATGAAGCCTGCAGCTCCTGGTACCGGTGTTAAGGCAGGTGGTGCCATGCGTGCCGTGTTCGAGTCTGTAGGAATCCAGAACGTGCTTGCAAAGAGCAAAGGTTCTTCAAACCCTCACAACCTCGTTAAGGCTACCGTTGCAGCCCTCACAGAGATGCGCGACGCTTATACCGTTGCAGGTCTCCGTGGCGTGCCTATGACAAAAGTATTTAACGGATAG
- a CDS encoding LSU ribosomal protein L30P yields the protein MAKYRITQVISKNGETKRQKANLSSLGIRRMHQTVEVEKNPVTTGMLEKVRHLVKVEEI from the coding sequence ATGGCAAAATACAGAATTACACAGGTTATCAGCAAGAACGGCGAAACCAAGAGACAGAAAGCTAACCTTTCTTCACTCGGTATCCGCAGAATGCATCAGACCGTAGAGGTTGAGAAGAACCCTGTTACAACAGGTATGTTGGAGAAGGTTCGTCACCTCGTGAAAGTTGAAGAAATCTAA
- a CDS encoding LSU ribosomal protein L15P, translating to MNLHDLKPAKGATKSSKRIGRGEGSGKGGTATRGTKGAQARAGYSHKIGFEGGQMPIQRRLPKFGFKNPTRVEFKAVNVADLQKLYEATGISEINLDVLVEYGLAPVKELVKVLGNGELTAKLEVSADAFSKSAIAKIEAAGGKATIVEE from the coding sequence ATGAATTTGCATGATCTGAAACCTGCTAAAGGTGCTACAAAAAGTTCAAAGAGAATCGGCCGCGGCGAAGGCTCAGGCAAGGGCGGTACCGCTACCCGTGGTACCAAGGGTGCTCAGGCACGCGCCGGATACTCTCACAAGATAGGATTTGAAGGTGGCCAGATGCCAATCCAGCGCCGTCTTCCGAAGTTCGGCTTCAAGAACCCTACAAGAGTTGAGTTCAAGGCAGTCAATGTTGCCGATCTCCAGAAGCTCTACGAAGCTACAGGTATTTCTGAGATTAATCTCGACGTTCTCGTTGAGTACGGTCTCGCACCTGTAAAGGAACTTGTAAAGGTTCTCGGCAACGGTGAGCTTACCGCAAAACTCGAAGTTTCTGCCGACGCTTTCTCAAAGTCTGCAATCGCTAAGATTGAGGCTGCAGGTGGCAAGGCAACAATTGTTGAGGAATAA
- a CDS encoding protein translocase subunit secY/sec61 alpha: MKKFIETIQNIFKIEELRKRIVYTVLLVLVYRLGCFIVLPGIDSRLLANFQSSTQDGLVGLLNMFSGGAFGRASIFALGVMPYISASIVIQLLGMFVPRFRKLQMEGESGRRKINQYTRILTVAILAVQCPAYMAAVYNEIPGSAFVAVNQLGWSTVTFNIVSTIVLMAGSMFVMWLGERITDRGIGNGISLIIMIGIVARLPYALVGEIGSKFTASSNGGLLYIVVELVILFLVFIAAIALVQAVRRVPIQYAKRVIGNRQYGGVRQYLPIKMNAAGVMPIIFAQALMLFPLLFQRFDATRGLAATLSNYTGLWYNLIFGFLVVVFTYFYTAVTVNSTMMAEDMKKNGGFIPGVKPGKATVAYLDSILDRVTLPGSIFLAIIAILPAFAMKLGVSNSFASFFGGTSLLILVGVVLDTLQQIESYLLMRHYDGLMKTGRLSGRSGM; the protein is encoded by the coding sequence ATGAAGAAGTTTATAGAGACAATCCAAAACATCTTCAAGATCGAGGAGTTACGCAAGAGGATCGTTTATACGGTTCTCTTGGTACTCGTTTATCGACTGGGATGCTTTATCGTGCTTCCGGGCATCGATTCAAGGCTCCTTGCCAACTTCCAGAGCAGCACTCAGGACGGCCTCGTAGGTCTCCTCAACATGTTCTCTGGCGGTGCATTCGGTAGAGCATCGATCTTCGCACTGGGTGTGATGCCTTACATCTCGGCATCCATCGTGATCCAGCTCCTCGGTATGTTCGTGCCTCGTTTCAGAAAACTCCAGATGGAGGGCGAGAGCGGCCGTAGGAAAATCAACCAGTACACCAGGATCCTTACTGTAGCTATCCTTGCTGTGCAGTGCCCTGCATACATGGCTGCCGTATACAATGAGATCCCTGGATCTGCATTCGTTGCTGTCAACCAGCTTGGATGGAGCACTGTTACATTTAACATCGTCTCTACCATTGTTCTTATGGCCGGCTCGATGTTCGTGATGTGGCTCGGCGAGCGTATCACTGACCGCGGTATCGGAAACGGTATTTCCCTGATCATCATGATCGGTATCGTTGCCCGTCTCCCTTACGCCCTCGTCGGTGAAATCGGTTCCAAGTTTACTGCATCAAGCAACGGAGGACTTCTCTACATCGTAGTTGAACTTGTCATACTCTTCCTCGTTTTCATCGCTGCCATCGCACTTGTGCAGGCAGTCAGAAGAGTTCCGATCCAGTATGCCAAGAGAGTAATCGGCAACCGTCAGTACGGCGGTGTCCGCCAGTATCTTCCTATCAAGATGAATGCGGCAGGCGTTATGCCTATCATCTTCGCCCAGGCGTTGATGCTCTTCCCGCTTCTCTTCCAGCGTTTCGATGCTACCCGCGGTCTTGCAGCAACTCTCAGCAACTATACCGGATTGTGGTATAACCTTATTTTCGGCTTCCTCGTTGTAGTCTTCACATACTTCTACACCGCCGTTACTGTCAATTCGACAATGATGGCTGAAGATATGAAGAAGAACGGAGGATTCATCCCTGGAGTAAAGCCTGGAAAGGCAACCGTAGCGTACCTCGACTCAATCCTTGACCGAGTTACCCTTCCTGGTTCAATCTTCCTCGCTATCATCGCTATCCTTCCGGCATTCGCGATGAAACTCGGAGTCAGCAACTCGTTTGCAAGCTTCTTCGGAGGTACTTCCCTCCTTATCCTTGTAGGTGTAGTTCTTGACACTCTCCAGCAGATTGAGAGCTATTTGTTAATGCGTCACTACGACGGTCTCATGAAGACCGGTCGTCTCAGTGGACGTTCAGGTATGTAA